Proteins from one Bombus affinis isolate iyBomAffi1 chromosome 1, iyBomAffi1.2, whole genome shotgun sequence genomic window:
- the LOC126917212 gene encoding uncharacterized protein LOC126917212 translates to MDVDESLDPKELKVTLETYKKLANDFANHDTILKDKTVLSYVAYVLEVPDFEIVNLSLDILELFVKNVDNYVHITSTFGVREALDAIINKYNIDKPKISKRAQCIKDDIERMKPPIYNLRSRCKRVIEPKKLKTHVIVLHVQGLLPETRAELEAILIRINGLVSLVVDVEHQRVTMRTLSYVTAKQIAEAIQKNSENMEARLVTRNKFNQEYLVKLIHTGNNGDTEDMPDYLPEEDEQEDEKEGVVSLLTGLRQSASSLYKSTAEFLHNSFYW, encoded by the exons ATGGACGTGGACGAATCTCTGGATCCGAAAGAATTGAAAGTTACCCTCGAAACATATAAAAAATTGGCAAATGATTTTGCAAATCATGATACAATTTTGAAG GATAAAACAGTTTTGTCGTATGTAGCGTATGTCTTAGAAGTACCCGATTTTGAGATTGTTAATTTGAGTTTAGATATTTTGGAGTTATTTGTTAAAAACGTGGATAATTATGTACACATAACCTCTACTTTTGGAGTTCGTGAAGCCTTGGATGCAATTATAAATAAGTACAATATAGATAAACCAAAGATATCTAAACGAGCACAATGTATAAAAGATGACATAGAAAGAATGAAACCACCAATATATAATTTACGTAGCAGATGTAAAAGAGTAATAGAGCCTAAAAAGTTAAAGACTCATGTGATTGTATTACATGTTCAAGGCTTATTACCG GAAACTCGTGCAGAGTTGGAGGCAATATTAATAAGAATCAATGGACTAGTTTCTCTGGTAGTTGATGTAGAACATCAGCGTGTTACAATGCGTACTTTAAGTTATGTTACTGCCAAACAAATTGCAGAAGCTATCCAAAAAAATTCTGAGAATATGGAAGCAAGATTGGTGACACGAAATAAATTCAATCAAGAGTATCTCGTTAAATTG ATTCATACTGGAAATAATGGTGATACTGAAGACATGCCAGACTACTTACCTGAAGAAGATGAACAAGAAGATGAGAAAGAAGGAGTTGTATCATTATTGACTGGATTAAGACAAAGCGCTTCATCATTGTATAAATCCACTGCAGAATTTCTGCACAATTCATTTTATTGGTAA